A genomic window from Elaeis guineensis isolate ETL-2024a chromosome 3, EG11, whole genome shotgun sequence includes:
- the LOC105041435 gene encoding cytochrome c oxidase subunit 12, mitochondrial, with translation MAEAAQEKNPSLAEQWSLQDKEDKSDQSEVPVEKTAGDEKPADVTAEEVVTEKTDETPVADDTNPVAEENSGAPEQEETESQEAAEEKPVIKLETAPADFRFPTTNQTRHCFTRYIEYHKCVAAKGEGAPECEKFAKYYRSLCPSEWIERWNEQRENGTFPGPL, from the exons ATGGCGGAAGCCGCCCAGGAGAAAAACCCCAGCCTTGCCGAG CAATGGTCACTCCAGGACAAAGAGGACAAGTCAGATCAGAGTGAGGTCCCTGTCGAGAAAACAGCAGGGGATGAGAAGCCTGCTGATGTCACTGCCGAGGAAGTTGTCACGGAGAAGACTGATGAGACCCCTGTTGCAGATGATACTAATCCTGTTGCAGAGGAAAACAGTGGAGCTCCTGAGCAAGAAGAGACAGAATCACAAGAAGCTGCTGAAGAGAAACCAGTGATAAAG CTTGAAACGGCCCCAGCAGATTTCCGTTTTCCAACAACCAATCAAACAAGGCATTGCTTTACTCGCTATATTGAATATCACAA GTGCGTAGCTGCAAAAGGGGAGGGAGCTCCTGAGTGTGAGAAATTTGCAAAATATTATCGCTCACTTTGTCCAAGTGAATGG ATTGAGCGATGGAACGAGCAACGAGAAAATGGGACCTTTCCTGGTCCCTTATAG